Proteins found in one Nostoc sp. NIES-3756 genomic segment:
- a CDS encoding pentapeptide repeat-containing protein produces MTTPIVKKTNNSPGKNPAKTSSMPLVTRRLAAWVTEMSLLATAGLVPYGLGVFVNSRSDINREPLHPVLVVTERAIARPLALPADYGIRNVAWPTNYLWMLALLAPTTLSWWQLYLLAKTGSTLPKRWFGVKVVNEEGTPPGLAAVVVREGIGRWTVPMSVAYILWRYSFAFPNLPLFTSLAVLMVVGEALALPARQGRKALHDWLAGTYVVDANRPIPAADVAASGRSLAAANQTDGGNQALAATAMAMSYPQSEVIATDNSSLVSLWRRMQQNPSLTLFGVALTSMTAVLATLIGTQVYIQTQQGNRESQKVNSQQFLALVQQLSPESGATIEDRQRTILALGSLKDFQSIQFLTDMMVKETNPILIDTIQQSLTSVGTAAIPELQNKNQFLATELDSVGSASPERETRQKRLQVNQQTINKILNVYSGKTLGLDLSRTQLGQSGTVGGSYFSLVLDNSDLSGIKFKSANLNQASFKGSRFRGVGEDGRWDTFDDAIADLSQAQMKQANFTDANLSRVIMTRSDLSRATLNRANLANARLIGANLSSAQLVGADLRNAVLENASLTGADLGDAKLQEANLYGARLGRVIAIGTQLSFANLTKTSWQNSDLSGADLERANLSNADFSATRMTGAILRSAQLENANLQNADLSLVDLRGANVAGADFKNTILTPSKQDPSDQFVQTPDLGSVSAVVKGVDFTQAKNLDAKQLAYICTQGGIHPRCP; encoded by the coding sequence ATGACCACCCCAATTGTTAAAAAAACTAATAATTCCCCTGGTAAAAATCCAGCCAAAACCAGTTCAATGCCCTTAGTCACAAGACGCTTGGCGGCTTGGGTGACAGAAATGAGCTTATTGGCTACCGCCGGCTTGGTTCCCTATGGTTTGGGTGTATTTGTCAATTCTAGAAGTGATATTAATCGAGAACCGCTTCATCCAGTATTAGTGGTTACAGAAAGAGCGATCGCTAGACCTTTGGCATTACCAGCAGACTACGGTATTCGTAATGTAGCTTGGCCAACTAATTACTTATGGATGTTAGCTTTATTAGCACCTACAACCCTTTCATGGTGGCAATTATACTTACTAGCAAAAACAGGTAGCACCCTTCCTAAACGCTGGTTTGGTGTTAAGGTCGTCAACGAAGAAGGTACTCCCCCAGGTTTAGCAGCCGTTGTGGTCAGGGAAGGCATTGGTCGTTGGACTGTACCTATGTCCGTTGCTTACATTCTCTGGCGCTACAGCTTTGCTTTTCCTAACTTACCATTGTTCACCTCATTGGCAGTGTTGATGGTGGTAGGTGAAGCTTTAGCCCTACCCGCACGCCAAGGACGGAAAGCTTTACATGATTGGTTAGCAGGGACTTATGTAGTCGATGCCAATCGCCCCATACCAGCCGCCGATGTAGCTGCTAGTGGACGGAGTTTAGCGGCTGCTAATCAGACTGACGGGGGAAATCAGGCATTAGCTGCAACAGCAATGGCCATGAGCTATCCTCAATCAGAAGTAATCGCTACAGATAACAGCAGCTTGGTTTCCCTGTGGCGGCGGATGCAGCAAAACCCTAGCCTCACCTTGTTCGGTGTCGCTCTCACCAGTATGACTGCGGTACTGGCCACCTTAATTGGTACTCAAGTTTACATTCAAACTCAGCAAGGGAATCGGGAATCACAAAAAGTTAATAGTCAGCAGTTCTTGGCACTGGTGCAACAATTAAGTCCTGAGTCTGGGGCTACCATTGAAGACCGCCAAAGAACAATTTTAGCTTTGGGTAGTCTCAAAGATTTCCAATCTATCCAGTTTTTGACGGATATGATGGTGAAGGAAACTAACCCCATCCTGATAGACACCATTCAACAGTCGCTAACCAGTGTGGGAACCGCCGCCATACCCGAATTACAAAACAAAAATCAGTTCTTGGCTACAGAATTAGACTCTGTTGGTAGCGCCTCCCCAGAACGGGAAACTCGACAAAAGCGCCTACAAGTTAACCAACAGACAATTAATAAAATTCTGAATGTTTACAGTGGTAAAACCTTAGGGCTTGACCTCAGCCGGACTCAACTTGGTCAAAGTGGTACTGTAGGTGGTTCCTACTTCAGCTTGGTTTTAGATAACAGTGATTTATCAGGCATCAAATTTAAAAGTGCTAATCTCAACCAAGCTAGTTTTAAGGGTAGCCGTTTTCGTGGTGTTGGCGAAGATGGACGCTGGGATACTTTTGACGATGCGATCGCTGATTTAAGTCAAGCCCAGATGAAACAAGCCAATTTCACTGATGCAAACCTCAGCCGCGTCATCATGACTCGCAGCGATTTAAGCCGCGCCACCCTCAACAGAGCTAACTTAGCAAATGCACGCTTAATTGGTGCAAATCTCAGCAGCGCTCAATTAGTTGGAGCCGATTTACGAAATGCTGTTTTAGAAAATGCCAGCTTGACAGGGGCAGATTTAGGTGATGCTAAATTGCAAGAAGCTAACCTTTATGGTGCGCGTCTGGGTCGAGTTATCGCCATAGGTACTCAACTATCGTTTGCAAACCTCACTAAAACTAGTTGGCAAAATTCAGACCTTTCTGGTGCTGATTTAGAACGAGCCAATCTTAGTAATGCTGACTTCAGCGCCACGAGAATGACAGGTGCAATTTTACGCTCTGCTCAACTAGAAAATGCTAATCTGCAAAATGCCGACTTAAGCCTTGTAGATTTACGGGGAGCAAATGTTGCAGGCGCTGATTTTAAAAATACAATCCTCACCCCCAGCAAACAAGACCCATCTGATCAATTTGTCCAAACCCCAGATTTAGGTTCAGTGTCTGCGGTAGTGAAAGGGGTAGATTTTACTCAAGCCAAAAATTTAGATGCCAAGCAACTAGCTTACATTTGCACTCAAGGCGGGATTCATCCCCGTTGTCCCTAA
- a CDS encoding cobalt-precorrin-6A reductase yields the protein MRLLILGGTGDAAELSAKVANIPGIEAIASLAGRTREPILPSGNVRVGGFGGAAGLAEYLHQMQIDVLIDATHPFASQISLNAATAAREVGILHLMLIRPQWEKVVGDCWIEVDSTSAAADVLENQAKRVFLTVGRQELAAFAHLQNIWFLMRMIDPPVADALVPPGVILCDRGPFTLAQEREILIQNNIDTIVSKNSGGNATYAKIIAARELGIQVVMVKRPPVPDGEQVADVNAAVKWLLEKL from the coding sequence ATGCGCCTTTTAATTCTAGGTGGAACCGGAGATGCCGCCGAACTCAGCGCCAAAGTAGCAAATATCCCAGGTATTGAGGCGATCGCATCTTTAGCTGGCCGCACCCGTGAACCTATCCTCCCATCTGGTAACGTTCGCGTCGGTGGTTTTGGCGGTGCGGCTGGACTAGCTGAGTATCTCCATCAAATGCAAATTGATGTATTAATTGATGCCACTCATCCCTTTGCATCCCAAATTTCTCTGAATGCGGCAACGGCAGCGCGTGAAGTCGGCATACTCCATTTAATGTTAATTCGTCCACAGTGGGAAAAAGTAGTAGGTGATTGCTGGATTGAAGTTGATAGTACCAGCGCCGCCGCCGATGTTTTAGAAAACCAAGCAAAAAGAGTATTCTTAACAGTTGGTAGACAAGAACTTGCTGCTTTTGCTCACCTACAAAATATTTGGTTTCTCATGCGCATGATTGACCCCCCGGTTGCTGATGCCTTAGTGCCGCCTGGGGTGATATTGTGCGATCGCGGCCCCTTCACCCTCGCTCAAGAAAGAGAAATTCTGATTCAAAATAATATCGACACCATCGTCAGTAAAAATAGCGGTGGTAACGCCACATACGCCAAAATTATCGCAGCACGAGAATTAGGCATACAAGTTGTCATGGTAAAGCGTCCACCAGTCCCAGACGGCGAACAAGTTGCAGATGTTAATGCTGCTGTGAAGTGGTTGTTAGAAAAATTGTAA
- a CDS encoding DUF1636 family protein — translation MTTVNSLGVAEHTLFVCKTCASVWQDGKRVGESGGQKLLNQLQQLAQDWELKDKFPIQEVECMSACNRSCVVAFTGKGKLTYLFGDLSLDDNVSAVLECAAKYYDKADGLLPWSERPEPLKKGILAKIPALPSNN, via the coding sequence ATGACTACTGTTAATTCTTTGGGTGTGGCTGAACACACCTTATTTGTTTGCAAAACCTGCGCGAGTGTTTGGCAAGATGGTAAGCGTGTAGGTGAAAGTGGCGGTCAAAAACTTTTAAACCAACTCCAGCAATTAGCACAAGATTGGGAATTAAAAGATAAATTTCCCATCCAAGAAGTTGAATGTATGAGTGCTTGCAACCGTTCTTGTGTTGTTGCTTTTACTGGTAAAGGCAAATTAACCTATCTTTTCGGTGATTTGAGCTTAGATGATAATGTCTCTGCGGTGCTGGAATGTGCTGCTAAATACTACGATAAAGCAGATGGTTTACTACCTTGGTCAGAACGCCCCGAACCTTTAAAAAAGGGTATTTTAGCCAAGATTCCAGCCCTACCCAGCAATAACTAG
- a CDS encoding cytochrome P450, whose amino-acid sequence MTVTYNLPEGPRIPRLVRLFKFITQPIQYVEDFAKVYGDNFTIWSSRESHFVYFSHPQALEKIFTSNANCFDTGGGGSPLLELLLGKSSLILLEGDRHQRQRQLLTPPFHGERMRAYGHAIREITGQVTQQWQMGKPFNIRASMQEITMRVILRVVFGVDEGSMFEELRQLLTILLDFMGSPLMSSTLFFGFTQKDYGAWSPWGRMVRLIEKIDELIYTLIDQRRADVAENRQDILSLLISARYEDGQPMSNAELRDELMTMLVAGHETTASALTWAFYWIDSLPEVREKLSQELDTIDENLEPSSIAKLPYLTAVCQETLRFYPIVLNAFFRRTNNPVEIMGYKLPKGTLVVPSIYLAHHREEVYPQSKQFRPERFLERQFSPYEYLPFGGGNRRCIGLAFAQYEMKIVLATILSQFRVSRLSKRPVRPVRRGLTLAAPGGMRMVASKWGSRE is encoded by the coding sequence ATGACAGTTACTTACAACCTACCCGAAGGCCCTAGAATCCCGCGCTTGGTGAGGTTATTCAAGTTTATTACCCAGCCAATACAGTATGTGGAAGATTTTGCTAAGGTCTACGGTGATAACTTCACTATCTGGAGTAGCAGAGAATCGCATTTTGTATATTTTAGTCATCCCCAAGCATTAGAGAAGATTTTTACTTCTAATGCTAATTGTTTTGATACTGGGGGAGGAGGTAGCCCACTTTTAGAGTTATTACTGGGTAAGAGTTCTTTAATTTTATTGGAAGGCGATCGCCATCAGCGTCAACGTCAACTCTTAACGCCACCTTTCCACGGTGAAAGGATGCGGGCTTATGGTCATGCTATCCGTGAAATTACGGGGCAAGTAACTCAGCAATGGCAGATGGGCAAGCCCTTCAATATCCGGGCTTCTATGCAGGAAATTACTATGCGGGTGATCTTGCGAGTAGTGTTTGGTGTAGATGAAGGATCAATGTTTGAGGAACTGCGGCAATTACTAACTATTTTGTTAGATTTTATGGGTTCACCTTTGATGTCCAGCACCTTATTTTTTGGTTTTACACAAAAAGATTACGGCGCATGGAGTCCTTGGGGGCGGATGGTGCGCCTCATCGAGAAAATTGACGAACTGATTTATACGTTGATTGATCAACGTCGGGCTGATGTCGCTGAAAACCGTCAAGATATTCTCAGTTTATTGATTTCGGCACGTTATGAAGATGGACAGCCGATGTCCAATGCAGAGTTACGTGATGAATTAATGACAATGTTGGTTGCAGGGCATGAAACTACTGCTTCCGCTTTGACTTGGGCATTTTATTGGATTGATAGTCTACCAGAGGTACGGGAAAAGTTATCCCAAGAATTAGATACTATTGATGAAAATTTAGAACCCAGCAGTATTGCTAAGCTGCCTTACTTAACAGCAGTTTGCCAAGAAACTCTCCGCTTCTATCCCATTGTGCTGAACGCTTTCTTTAGACGAACCAACAACCCTGTAGAAATTATGGGTTATAAACTGCCGAAGGGAACATTAGTTGTTCCCAGTATTTATTTAGCCCACCATCGAGAAGAAGTTTATCCCCAATCTAAACAATTTAGACCAGAACGCTTTTTAGAAAGACAATTTTCCCCTTATGAATACTTACCATTTGGCGGCGGAAATCGGCGTTGTATTGGTCTAGCATTTGCTCAATATGAAATGAAAATTGTCTTAGCAACAATCTTGTCACAGTTTCGAGTATCTAGACTTAGTAAGCGTCCAGTGCGTCCAGTGCGGCGCGGTTTAACCTTGGCAGCACCGGGTGGGATGAGGATGGTAGCGAGTAAATGGGGGAGTAGGGAGTAA